The following DNA comes from Herpetosiphonaceae bacterium.
GGCGGTGAAAGTTGTGTCAAGTGACGAAATTAGTATTGACACGTGGTGCAACTAGATGTAGAATAGTTGTGTCAGGTGAAACAACTAAACAGGTCGTCCTTATGCTACTCCACCATGATGGCTCTGTGATCTAAGGGAGAATATCAATTATGTCAAATACCAATGAAGCAGGAACCTGCCATCAAATCTCGACCGCCCATTGCGGCGCTAATGCCGTCGCAGCTAGCGATACCCTAACCATCGACTACTACATCAGCGGCGACACGCTGATCATCGCCTCCGCGACCACGCCTGGCCGCCTCTACCTCGTTACCTCGAAGGACTGCTCCTGCCCGCTTGGCCTCGAAGAGTGGCCCTGCGCCCACGCCGATCTGCGCCTGTGCCTGCTCGCGCCGCAGCGGGTGAACGATCCGTACCTGCTCGATCTGGTCGCGTTACAGTAGGCAGCCCAGCGAGCACCCCCGGCTCGCCCGCTTGCAGGGACATTCCACCATGATATAGTACGTCTCTACCCTGGCGCGGCCAGACGGCACCGTCTTCTACGGCGGTAACGGCAGCGGCAATCGCGCTGCTCAACACGAAAAAGAAGCCTTGCGCGGCCATACCTGCCCACGTGTGAGCTGATCCGCTCGATCTGGCGGGAGGGCGGCACCATCCAGCGGGCGATCGTCTTTGAAACCGAGGATGAGCGCGCTGCGGTGGATGACGAGGCCGAGCTGATCCGGGCGTCTGGCGATGATCACGTGGTAAAGGCTTCTTCACTCCAGGTGGTCGATCCTTGTCTCGACCTCCCGCATTGCTGTGGTAGGGTAGTCCCCAAATACGATGAGCCGTGCTCTGCTCGTCTTTCCCCTCCATATTTCCGACCGCGCTGCTCCAATCACGGTACCCCAGCGTCCGGGCACGGCCCTCGCATCTACAGGGGGCACACGATGGCTCGGATCACGGTATCACCGTCTACCTTCCTAGCTCCATGCAAACGTCCACCTGAAGCGGTCAACCAGAAAACGCGCGCATTCCTGAACGCATGCGGCGAGGGCACGACGCTGGGGTAGTGCGATCGGGTTCCCCCTGAGCAGGAGGTGGTACGATGCATGAGGTCAGCAACCGACCGACGGCGGCTCCGTCGGCAAACGCAGCGGGGCACGCACATCCGGTTTCCGGCGTCGCCCAGGTCGGGCACTTCTTCCGGCACTTCCTTGAGATGTGTGTGACAATGTGCGCTGGCGGGATTCTTCTGAACCTGCTGGTCTTGTGGACTGCTGCGCAGATCGGGTATCCTCACCTGCGCCACCAGTTTCCCGAAGTGGCGCTGCTGATCGTGGCCTTCAACTATGCGCTGCCGATGGTGGCCTGGATGCGATTTCGGGGGATGGCGTGGCGCCCGAACCTGGAGATGGCGGGCGCCACCTTCGGAGCCTGGGTCCTGCTCGTTGGAGGAGCGTGGCTCGGCATGCTTCCTCGAAGCGGCTTGGGCGACTGGTGGCTGCACTTCTGCACACTCGCGTGCCCGCTCATGTTCGTCATCATGCTGTTCCGCCTTGACCTCTATACGGGGCGCGCGGGCCACCACGCGCACGCCGCCTGAGGCCAAACGCCGCACGCGGAGGTGTGACGGATCAGGCACGGTGGTGGATGGCTGCTAGCGTCGCGCGCCGTGCGAGGTGGCGCGCGACGCAGGTTCTGGTTGGCACGAGAGTCTTGAACGGAGAGCTGACATGACCCCACCTCCTCGTATGCTGGGTGTCACCTATTGCGACTTTGCCGGGTCTGCCTCGCTCTTGGTGAACTCGCTCAGTCATGGGTACGTAGTGGTAGGTATGGCTCGCCGTGCAGCTTCTTTTCCAACGGCGCTGCTGCCACGGTTTCCAGGATTGTGCTTTGCACAGGCCCAGCGAGACCAGCACACGCTCACTGTCCGTCTTTGCACGGAGCAACCCAGGGCGCCCTGTCCCCACGGTGCCAATCCATCCTATGTCTTGCCACCGGTGGCGAGCTCCACCGCCCGCGCATGGGGCGTTCCTGCGCGCGCCAACACCCACTTGCGATCTATAATCAGTCGATCGCGCGGACACCCGATGGCATACCGCAAGCAGAACCGCGCGGATGTGCCGGATACGGAAAGGACGTGGCTATGGCGAAGCTCGTGTTCGGAATGAACCAGTCCCTGGACGGCTACGTGGATCATCTGGCGTTTGCGCCAAGCCCCACGCTCTTTCGCCACTTCATCCAGGAGGCGCAGGGACAGGCGGGCAGTGTGTACGGTCGCCACATGTATGAGATCATGCGGTACTGGGACGACGATCATCCTGACTGGGATGCCGCGGAACACGCCTTCGCGGCGGCGTGGCGGACCCAGCCGAAATGGGTCGTCTCGCGCTCGTTGCCGGCGGTCGGCCCCAACGCCCGGCTGGTTGCGGATGATCTTGCGGGCGCGATCCGCGCGCTGAAGGCCGAGCGCGACGGGGAGATCGAAGTGGCTGGCCCGGCCTTGGCCCACAGCCTCACCGAACTGGGCCTGATCGATGAGTATCGAATCTACCTGCACCCCGTCGTGCTGGGTCACGGCACGCCCTATTTCGCCGGAGCGCGGCCGCCGCTCCGCCTGATGACGCATGATCGGATGGACGAGGATGTGATCCGGTTGACCTACGTTCCTGCTTAAGCGCGCGACGCGCCGGATGGACATCGCCGCTGAAGTCGGGTCGTGGATCGTGCACGTCGCCAGAGGATGTCGGGTCTCCCGACATGGTGGTGACGTTGGCGGCAGCGAGCGCCTGGCGCATGGTGACCAACGGTTCGCCGCACGATAGACGGACCGATTCACCAAGAGCGAGGGAAACCCGGCAAAGTCGCAATAGGTGACACCCAGCATACGAGGAGGTGTGACATGAACCCCACGGTCTTCTGATCACGTTGGGACACCCACACGGTGCATGTCTCGCCAGCGCGCAAGACATCCGCTACGGCCTCACGTTAGCTCTGCTCCCAATCAGGATACAGGCGTGCATAGACCGTTGGACCAAGTACCTGCGCAAATGCTTGAAAGACCGGCGCCCACGCGAGGATGGACAGCTCAAGGACGGCTTCAATGTCGTGCTCTTGGAGTGGTCGGATCTGAAGGTTCACGGCGTTCCTCGTGTTGACACGTCGTTACGCGACGTGCGTCAATTTGGCACTGACCCGCCACAGGCGTTGCTGCACGGCAGGCGCGTGCGCGTAGGGGCTCGCTGCAATCGGTTGCGTACCTTTGAAGAACGTGCCGGTCACGTCAGCCACCGCCGGTGACGAGGCAAGATAGACGGGTCCGGCGGCGGCTTGCTCTGGGGTGGACGACACCAGCTTCAGGAGCCACCGGATGGGCGCGGCCGCTTCCTGCATGAAATCGGACCTGACCAGGCCGGGATGCACGGCATTGACGGTGACGCCGGTGCCTGCAAGCCGCCGGGCGAGCTCACACGTACAGAGGAGATTGCACATCTTGGACGCACCGAAGGCCCGCACCGCACGCCAGTGCTGGGTACCCTGCAGATCATCAAAAGTGAGTTCAGTGGTCGAGGGGGCGGTGAGGGTGAGGATGCGCGAAGGGGTTGGCAGCTCCGCTGGATCGTACAGCAAGGTAGTCAAGAGAAACGGACCAAGATGGTTGGTCGCCAACATCACCTCCAAGCCATCCGGGGTCAGTCGCCGCGCTGCGGTGTAGACCGCTGCGTTGTTGATGAGGACATCGAGTCGATCATAGGTGTGCTTGAAGGCGCGCACCGCGGAGCGAATTGACTGCTGGTCGGCTACATCGAGGCGCAAGACCGCCACGCGCGTCGTGCCCGTCGCGCGCTGGATGGCGGTCGCGGCAGCGTTACCACGCTCCAGATCACGGCACCCAAGGACCACCGTGGCACACCAAGCCGTATGATCCTTTACATATAGCTGTCCATGAGATGGCAGACTGCTCCTTGCAAGCGGACATGGATCATGAGTGGCGGCTGGTTGCACGTGGCGTGCCTGGTCCTCCTGCTACTCAGGTCTTTCTGCTCATCACGTTCCTAGCCTATGGCCCCCAGTTATCTTGGACCATTGGTGCTGCCCCAGTGTACGACAGGGAGATAGGATCGTATGGTAGCCCCTCACCGAGCTACTTATAACCATTCCCCCATCCGCCGCTTCCTTGCTTTATGGGGACACCATGCTGGCGCTGTGCCGTGATCAATATTCCTCCCAGGGAAGCACGAGGGTCCCAGCAGCACGACGAGCGTTGGAGAAGAACATCATGCCACCTTCAGATCGCAGACCACAGGACCAAGTTGTTGGATTAAAAACACAGACACCGCCGACGAAGATGCGTGTCGTACGGTCAGTTCAGCGCGATTCGTCCCCGTCCTTGGCAGCGCACGCACCTGACCTGCATATCCGAAGACCCAGTGCGCGGCAGATCCTTCAACTGCAACGGACGGTCGGCAATCGCGCGACAGGACACCTGGTATTGCGAGTCACGGACGCAGAGGCGTTCGGTGAGCGTGGAAATGAAAGCACCAGCGGTGGTAACGGGGTATCGGCTGAGGGGCGGTCTAGCGAACAAGGTGCAATCGCTGGGGAGAATGGCACAGGTGGTGCCGTGGGCTTCGGTGGCATAGACGTCAGTAATGGCATGAATGACCTGGGCCTGGGAGGCGACGTAAGAAGCTTCGATGTTGGCTTAGGCGGCTTCGGTAACGTAGATGTCAGTAATGGCATGAATAGCCTGGGCCTGGGAGGCGACGTGGGTAGTTACGTTGGCGGCTTCGGTAACGCAGACCTCAGTGGTGGCATGAATAGCCCGGGCTGGGGCGGCTCAGTCGCTGACCACATGTATGATCCGACGGGATTCGCTGGCTCCGCCACTGGTCAGTTGTACGATCCGACACGATTCACTGGCTCGGCTATGGGCCAGTTGTATGATTCGACGCGATTCGCTAGCTCGGCTATGGGCCAGTTGTATGATCCGACACGATTGGCTAGCTCGGCTATGGGCCAGTTGTATGATCCAACGCGATTCGCTGGCTCGGCCATTGGCCAGTTGTACGATCCAACGCGCTTCGCCGGCTGGGCCTTTTCGGCTCAGATGCCAGGTCTCAGCACCCCATTTGGTAGTTTGGGCAGTTGGAGTAATCGGGGCTTTGCAACCCAGATGCTCGACCAACCCGGCGCATTCCCTAGCAACTCGCCCCACATGTGGAGTATCAATGCCCCATACCCCCCAGGCAGCTTGCTCACAGCCCCGCAGCCTCCCCAACCCGGCTCAAAGGGAGGCCCTACGATCAGCTTTGGAGAGAAAGCGAATCGTGCAGTTGTGACCCCCCACTCGTGGGGGGTGCTTGAGAAGGTGCTGGTGAAGAGTGGTAATGCGGCCGCGACGATCACCAGCACGTACCGTAGGCCCGAAGATCAGGCGCGAGCCATGTACAACAACATCGGCAAGAAAGGCGTGGCCCACCAGCGAGGCCTCTACGGTCCGGCTGGCAACGAGGTGATCAGCGTGTATGAGAGGTCACTGGCGGCGGGTAAGACTCGCGCCGAAATTCTTGCGGATATGGCGGCGGCGATCGAGCAGATAGGTGCCGGTCTCGTTTCGAAGCACAGTGGTGATCACAGTGTCCTTGGCGTGATCGATATTGACCCTATCTCGATCGCCAACCACGCCGCTTTTCTCGAAGCTATCAAGGCTGCCATCAAAGATAGACTGATATCAAATTTTCTTCAGCCCCCCAAAGATCCGGCCTATCATATCGAGATTCCGCAGCGCTAAAGCGCACCCAACCACGCACACAAGCAGGCAATGTGCCTGCTTGTGTTGTGATGCATCCTGCATATGTTGATGATCACAAGGGTGTGGCAAGAATCACGGCGCTGCCAGAGGTCACGTAGATCTCGGTGGCATAGCGATGCGGAACAGTGAGCCAGAAGCTGCGCACGGGATCGCTCCAGCTCTGCCGCCATTCACTATGTTGTCTCAGCGAAGATGGGTATGGTACGCCACGAGGGTCAGTGCTGCAACACGGGCACCGGCGGACCTGCCAGTCATAGTCCAGGTATACGGGACATATGGTTGGCGAGGTTTGGCGAGGATGACCTCTCTATCTCGCTAGCAATGGGCGCACCAGCAGCGAAATCACGATAATCGGTGATACCCGCAAGCCCTGTGTTGTAAGGCGCTGCACCAGCGGGCCACTATTGGTCGCCTCGACTAAGACAATGGTGCTGGGATGAAAAGGTTAAAGCCGAGTCGCCAGGGCCGTCCGTTGCACACTGAGCGATATGCTTTATAGCTGTCCATTAAATAACCAATCACCTTGCTCGTCCTAGACAGCAGTATCCAGTGGTAGAGCCAGTTGCACTCGTTCCGCTTGTTCCGTCACCTTTTTGCGGACGACGTAAAGAGGCAATGGATACGCTTTTTTCCATTCTTCATCGCTCAATTCCCAGAGAGGAAGTTGGGGTGAGCGATATGGCGTATCATAGAGCTGTGGGTTGGCAATACTGCGGGGATGTTTGTGATCCGGTTGATAGTTGACCGTATAGTGGGCCAGCGTCATCTCATCAAACACAATCGTCATATGTTCTGCATATAACCAGACGATCACGCCCTCCTGGGCTAAGCCAGCCTCAGCATAAATCCGCCAATTACGAAAGCGCAGGTAGCCAAGCCGATCAACCCGTCGGCGGGTGCGCGTGGAATAAAAGACATAGTGCAGCTCAGCTTCGCTATAGACCCGCCCACGGACCCACGCAAGCACCTGAAACGGGCTCCGGCGTCCATCCTCCCGCTGCTGATGCGCAAAATGCTCTTGATAATTGTAGTCAGCCACCCAGCGCGCGTGGGCATCC
Coding sequences within:
- a CDS encoding dihydrofolate reductase family protein — its product is MAKLVFGMNQSLDGYVDHLAFAPSPTLFRHFIQEAQGQAGSVYGRHMYEIMRYWDDDHPDWDAAEHAFAAAWRTQPKWVVSRSLPAVGPNARLVADDLAGAIRALKAERDGEIEVAGPALAHSLTELGLIDEYRIYLHPVVLGHGTPYFAGARPPLRLMTHDRMDEDVIRLTYVPA
- a CDS encoding SDR family NAD(P)-dependent oxidoreductase; protein product: MVLGCRDLERGNAAATAIQRATGTTRVAVLRLDVADQQSIRSAVRAFKHTYDRLDVLINNAAVYTAARRLTPDGLEVMLATNHLGPFLLTTLLYDPAELPTPSRILTLTAPSTTELTFDDLQGTQHWRAVRAFGASKMCNLLCTCELARRLAGTGVTVNAVHPGLVRSDFMQEAAAPIRWLLKLVSSTPEQAAAGPVYLASSPAVADVTGTFFKGTQPIAASPYAHAPAVQQRLWRVSAKLTHVA